A window of Thermococcus sp. LS1 genomic DNA:
GCCCTGGCAGTTCTCGCCCCTCTTCCTCAGGCTTCTGCAGGGTACAACGGGGCCGAAAAGCTGGAGTTTGATGTGGTCGTCATCTCAGGCGATTCAGCTATCCTTTCGGTGACTTACACAACGTACTCCCCCTCCATGAGCGGTTCGCTCGTCCCCACCGTCTGTTGTCTGAGCTTCAACTTCTACGCCAACTCCAGCGGGACATACCTAATAGACGAATCATGGGAGAAGCCAGTGGTTCACTGGTACAGGGGTTTCTACTACGTCTTCATCACCCCAACAATCGGAAACAACTCACTTGAAGTCTTCCGTCTGGGGGAGGACTGCTTTGAGAGGGTCACCACGATAAGGCCGGAGATTGAGGACTATCAGATGGACTTCGCCATCGCGATGCCCTACCTCGTGGTCAGGGTTGCGCCGTGGAAGCTCGTGGCGATAAACATCGCCAAGAACGTGACGGTCGATACGCTGGACCTGACCAGAGCGGAGAACGGAGCCTACTTCAAGGGCGTGACCATCGTTAAGGAGGGGAGCAGAACCCGCCTCGTCGGGGATAACCCGGAAAGTCCACCATCCCCCCTTAAGCCGGACCTGCGGGACGGAAACCTTATCGTAGCCCTGGGCAGGGGGAAGGTTTCCATACCCCTGGAAAGGCTCAGACCCTACCTCTGGAGCGAGGAGGAGGCGGAACATATCAGAGTTTACCCGCTGGAAAGTGGCATTTTGATGATCCCTCCCGATGTGATGCACTATTTCGCGCCCGATGCGAACTCCACCGGCGAGCTCCTCATCTTTGGGAACGAGAAAGTCCCTGTGCGTTCGATTTCAGCGGTTTACGTCATCCACTACAACGGGACTTTGAAGGCGTTCAAGCTTGGAGAGCCCGCGGGCAGCGGGTTCATTGTGAATGCCGAGAACGTGTCGTTCAGAGCCTGTCATCCCCCGGAGACGCATGAAGTCGCCTTCTGGACTGCCGTCATTCTCCTGGCCGTCATAGGGTTCGTGGGGTTCTTCGTGGTGAAGAAATGAGAGAAAACGCTAAAAAGCCCACCTAATATTCTCAAACATGCCCAAGCACTTCAAGAAGGGCGTCAAGAGGGAGCACCACTTTCTCAAAGGCCTTGAAAAGCTCCTCGAAGAGATAGCTCAGATTCCCGGAGTTAAGAAGGTGATCCCAGGCAGGATATATGCGAGTGACTCAAGGGGCTTCGAGATAAAGGTCTCGCGGGAAACGACCACCGGGTTGAAGCTGATAGCGAAGAGCGATGGATCAGTTCAGGATGTCTTTCTTGTCGTTGACAAGGCTGACAGGGAGAGAGTCTGGAAGGAAATCGAGAAGCTGAGTGATGAGTGGAAAAATTAAAAATAACGGCTTCAACTCATCCAATGTACACCAGCTTAGCATTTATAGTAACATCCTTAGATGAAATCAGCGAGAATGTGTTGTCGAGCACTAGATAGTAGGTACCACCACCATAGAGATTAACAGTAGTATACACCTTTGTCACTTGACCACTATTGTACACTACTCTTCCATTCGAATCGACAATTTTGACAATAATGTCATCTCCGGAGCCTCCTTTAGCCTCAAACTCCAATTTAACCCTGACATCACTGGCATCATAAGGGACACTAAAACTGAATTTTCGTGTAGTTCCAGGATCCACAGTATATGTGCCACTAGCTATAGTTATAGTCCTCTCATGAGGCACAGCTTCTTGAACCGTCTCTGGAGCAAAAGCCATCAAACCCAAAAGTACTATCACTATAATGCCTATCACAGCTCCTACTCCAATTAGGAGTTTTTTCGTCTGCACCATGGTACCACCCACATTACTATGACTATTTAGTTTAAAAAAGTTTCCACAATAATACAAAGTAGTAATGATCTAGTGACAGAGAACAAAAGAACATACAAGCGGACAGAAAAATAGTCCAAAGCCTATTAAATCTCTCCCTTCCCCTCGAAAAACGCCTCCAGCTCCTCGTCGCTGATGTCTTCAGCATCATCGATGTATCCAAGATTTTTCTTCTGAAGGTCTATCAGCCCGGGAGTTAGAAGGAGCTTTCCGTCCAGCTTCGGTATCGCATAGTGCAGCGTTATCTCACTGAATTCGTCGAGCTTTATCGTCGGGTTCTCCTCGTACTCAATCTCCTCCAGCTT
This region includes:
- a CDS encoding DUF2103 domain-containing protein; its protein translation is MPKHFKKGVKREHHFLKGLEKLLEEIAQIPGVKKVIPGRIYASDSRGFEIKVSRETTTGLKLIAKSDGSVQDVFLVVDKADRERVWKEIEKLSDEWKN
- a CDS encoding emp24/gp25L/p24 family protein, producing MVQTKKLLIGVGAVIGIIVIVLLGLMAFAPETVQEAVPHERTITIASGTYTVDPGTTRKFSFSVPYDASDVRVKLEFEAKGGSGDDIIVKIVDSNGRVVYNSGQVTKVYTTVNLYGGGTYYLVLDNTFSLISSKDVTINAKLVYIG